A portion of the Homalodisca vitripennis isolate AUS2020 chromosome 2, UT_GWSS_2.1, whole genome shotgun sequence genome contains these proteins:
- the LOC124356278 gene encoding cuticle protein 64-like — MISLVILLLSTLAAAQAGYASLYSHGSYAAPYAASSAYYPAHSSYYAAPVATSYSHVYKASSPSVPIVKAYAPVVKAYAAPLSYYSPVYKAYSPLTYSKSYGYSGLDYGLGYGGFDHDYGYGYGHGLGYDHGLGYGHGLGYGYGGYIH, encoded by the exons ATGATCAGTCTT GTTATATTATTGCTGTCCACGTTGGCTGCTGCCCAGGCAGGTTACGCTAGTCTTTACTCCCATGGATCCTACGCCGCTCCCTACGCTGCCAGCAGTGCATACTACCCTGCCCACAGCTCGTACTATGCAGCACCTGTAGCCACCTCCTACAGCCATGTCTACAAGGCGTCCTCCCCTTCTGTGCCAATAGTCAAGGCCTACGCTCCTGTAGTCAAGGCGTACGCCGCTCCGTTGTCATATTATTCTCCAGTATACAAGGCGTACTCCCCTCTAACTTATTCCAAATCCTACGGTTATAGCGGACTCGACTACGGGCTCGGCTATGGAGGATTCGATCACGACTACGGCTATGGATACGGACATGGACTTGGATACGACCATGGGCTCGGATATGGCCATGGACTTGGTTATGGATATGGAGGATATATCCATTAA